The following DNA comes from Mucisphaera calidilacus.
ACTCATCACCGACGAGATGAAAGACATCCAGCGCCAGCAGGAAGGCCTCGCTCAGCAGATCAACAAGATCGACGAGGAACTCCGACTCGCAGCCCAACTCCAACGCGAGTTCCTCCCCGCCTCCCTGCCCACGCTCGACGAACTCAGCTTCCAGGTCCTCTGGCGCCCCGCCGGCTACGTCAGCGGCGACATCTACGACGCAAGACAGATCGACGACCGACACCTCGCCTTCTTCGTCGCCGATGCCGTCGGTCATGGCGTACCCGCCGCCCTTCTCACCGTCTACATCCGACAGTCGCTCCAGCAGGCCCTGCTCCCCATCAGCGTCACCGGACGCACACAACCCATCGAGCCGGGCGAAGCCCTCGACCGACTCAACCAGGAACTACTCGCACGACAGGACGACCAGGTCCGCTTCGCTACCGCCGTCTTCGGCCTCTACGACAAACAGACACGCACCGTACGACTCTGCCGCGCAGGTCACCCCCTGCCCCTGATCATCGCCAGCGACGGCTCGCAACAGACGATCTCCGACTGCGACGGACCCCTGCTCGGCGTATTCGAAGACGCAGAATTCACCACCGCCGAAGTCCAACTCGACCCGGGCGACCGACTCGTTATCTACTCCGACGGCTTCGAGATGGCCTTCCCCGACGCCGAGACGGGCACCGCCAACAACCGCTACCTCGAAGCCTTCAACGACCTCGCCTCCGAACCCGCCGAGACATCGATGCTGCGCTTCGAAGACCGACTCACACAGCAGTCCGGCTCACTCCACCAGCAGGACGACATGACGCTCCTCTGCCTCGCGGCGTAGATGCGGGATATCCCTAATTTTGGGGTTACCCTTATTCTAAAAACCAGAATCTAATAATTGCCTAGTCCATGACGTCGCAGTATGCTGGTCGTATCCTGTAGAGGAGAAGCGTCATGAAATCATGGTTCGGGTCGTTTGTCGTCACACTCTTGTTCTCGCTCTGCACGTCATCCGTGAACGCAGATGCAGTGCGCGTGATTGCCGCAGGTGATTCCATCACCGATGGTTACGCCTACCAAAGAATGCGGCTCCAACGCGCTCTGGATACCGTCAGCATCGATTGCACCGCCATGCACGCCGCATACTCCGGCCGTAAGGCTCAGGATTTTATCAACGAAGGGGGAATCAACGCGACGCTCGACAAAGATCCCGACGTCATCCTCCTCATGCTCGGAACCAACGACGCTCTCCGGGCTAGCTTCTCAGCCCCCGACACCTACTTCGACGACTACACGCTTGCGATGTCCTCCATCTTCGAAGCCGTCCACGCCTTTACCAACACCCGAGGCGAATCCCCCGAGATCATCCTGCTCAACCTCATCCCCGTCATCGATAAGCCCGCACTGCCGGGATCGGTGAATATCGATTTTGCCAACCAAGCCATCGAAGCCTTCAACACCTGGCTCGAGCAACAGGCTCAGCAACATGGTTACTCCCTCTTCGACACCTACACACTCATCACCTCGCAGCCCGACTGGCAGGACATGTACAACGACGGCATACACCTCTGGGGGGACGACGAACGCGGGTATGACCTCATGGCCGACCAACTCGCACAGCAGGTCGAAACCGTGATGCTCCCAGAGCCTATCGCAGCAAGCTCACTCATGATCCTGCTCGCCACAACTCGGCTACGCCAACGCTAATCCCCAAACCCCGCCCGTTTCAAAAGATCCATATCCACAGGCTCCTCCGACGCGCTCATCGCACGCAGCGTGTGGCCGATCGCCTTCACCAGCACGTCACCCTCCAGATTCACCGTATCCCCAACCTTCAACGACCCGAGCGTCGTCACCTCCAGCGTCGTCGGGATCAACGCGATCGTGATCGTCTCGGCATCGCGGTCCGCCAGCGTCAGCGACACCCCATCAATACACACCGACCCCTTCGCCACCATCCAGGCCATCATCGACGCCGGCGGCCGGATCGTCAGACGCCAGTCCGCAGGATCAGCATCGATCGCCGTCACCGCCCCCACGCCATCCACGTGACCCTGAACGAAATGCCCGCCCATCGGCTGCGTCGGCAGCACCGCCGGCTCCAGATTCACACGACTCCCCCGCTCCAGACGCCCAAGACTCGTCTTCGCCAGCGTCTCCGAGATCACGTCAAACCCGAACACGCCACCCTCGATCGCCGCCAGCGTCAGACAGACACCCGATACCGCGATCGAGTCCCCCAACGCCGGCCGATAACCTCGATCCGGAACCCAACCCTCCGTATCAATCTCGAGGCGAACACCCGCTCCGGTCGGCGTCAACGCCGCCACAGAGCCCATCGTCTGTACGATTCCCGTAAACATGCCCCCAGCATAGCCGCACCGACGCTCCAGAACCGGGTGCGACCCGCCGATGTCGAGTAAACTGCCCGGCTTGACCGAACCAACCCCGACACCGATCGAAACTCAGGACGAAGACGACATGTCCCTCAGAACGCACACCTGCGGCGCCCTCCGTGCCGACCACGTCGACCAGACCGTCTCACTCTGCGGATGGGTCAACAGCTACCGCGACCACGGCGGCGTCATCTTCATCGACCTGCGCGACCGCGAAGGCATCACCCAGGTCGTCTTCCACCCCGAGAACGCCGACGCACACGCCACCGGCGACCGCCTCCGCAACGAGGACGTCGTCCGCATCACCGGCACCTGCCTCCGCCGCGAGGAGGGCATGGCCAACCCCAAACTCGTCACCGGCGAGATCGAGGTCGACGCCCGACAGGTCGAGATCCTCAATAAGGCCGACACACCCCCCTTCACGCCCGACGACGCCGCACGCACCGGCGAGGAAACACGACTGCGCTACCGATTCATCGACATGCGCCGACCGGCCATGCAGAACATCCTCCGCACACGACACCGCGTCGCCAAACTCATGCGCGACTACTTCGACGAGAACGGCTTCTACGAGGTCGAAACCCCCTTCCTCTGCCGATCCACACCCGAAGGCGCACGCGACTTCCTCGTCCCCAGCCGACTCCAGCCCGGCGAGTTCTACGCGCTGCCCCAGAGCCCCCAGCTCTTCAAGCAGATCCTCATGTCAGGCGGCATCGACAAATACTTCCAGATCGTCCGCTGCTTCCGCGACGAAGACCCCCGCGCCGACCGCCAGGCCGAGTTCACCCAGCTCGACGTCGAGATGAGCTTCATCGACCAGGAAGACGTCATGAACACCCACGAGGGGCTCATGCGCCGCATCTGGAAGGAAGTCCTCGACGTCGACGTCCCCGAAATCCGCCGCATGACCTACGCCGAAGCCATGAACCGCTACGGCTCCGACCGACCCGACCTCCGCTTCGACCTCGAACTCATCGACGTCACCGACATCGCCAAAGGCACCGACTTCAAGGTCTTCACCGCCTCCATCGAAGCAGGCGGCATCGTCAAGGCCATCCGTGTCCCCGGCGGCGCCAAACTCTCCCGCAAGGAAACCGACACCCTTGCCGAGTGGGTCAAGCAGTTCGGTGCCGGCGGCCTGCCCGTCTCCAAACGCGAAAACGGCGCCTGGTCCACCGGCATCGCCAAGTTCATCGAACCCGTCGGCGACGCCCTCGCCGAACGGCTCGGCGCACAGGACGGCGACCTCGTCTGCTTCGGCGTCAGCAACAAACCCGCCGTCGTCCACCGCGTCCTCGGCGAACTCCGCATACGACTCGCACACGACCTCGGCATGATCCGCGACGACCAGTGGGAATGGCTCTGGGTCATCGACTTCCCCCTCGTCGAGTGGGACGACGACCGCAAACGCTGGCACTCCCTCCACCACCCCTTCACCAGCCCCAACCCCGAGGACATGGACAAGCTCGAGTCCGACACCGCCAACGTCCGATCCTGGGCCTACGACCTCGTTCTCAACGGATCCGAACTCGGCGGCGGCTCCGTCCGTATCCACGACACCGAAACCCAGAAACGCGTCTTCAAGGTCCTGGGCATCGACGAGGAAGAAGCACGAGCCAAATTCGGCTTCCTCCTCGACGCACTACGCTTCGGCGCCCCGCCCCACGGCGGAATCGCCTTCGGTCTCGACCGCATCGTCATGCACCTCTGCGGGACCACCAACATCCGCGACGTCATCGCCTTCCCCAAAACGCAGAACGGAGCCGACCTCCTCACCGAAGCGCCCTCCGAGGTCGACCTCGAACAGCTCAAGGAACTCCACCTCCGCGTCAACCTGCCCCAGCCCGCCGCCACACCCACGCCCACCGCCTAGAGCCGATCCCATGTGCGGCATCGCTGGCATCCTCCGACACGACGAACGACCGCCCGACCGCGGTCTGCTCGAGCAGATGCTCCAACGCATCCGCCACCGCGGTCCCGACGGACAGGGCATCACCGACCACGGACGATGCTCACTCGTCCACGCACGACTCTCCGTCATCGATCTGCTCTCCGGACAGCAGCCGATGCACGTCACACGCACCGACAACCACGGACCGCTCCACCTCATCTTCAACGGCGAGATCTACAACCACCACAACCTCCGACGCAAACTCACACGACGCGGACACGCCTTTGCCTCCGACCACTCCGACACCGAGGTCCTGCTCTACGGCTACCGCCAGTGGGGACAGGACCTCCCCAAACACCTCCACGGCATGTTCGTCTTCGCCATCTGGGATGAAGACGAGCAATCCCTCTTCCTCGCTCGCGACCGCACCGGCAAAAAACCCCTCTACATCCAGCGAACCGAAAACGACTTCCGCTTCGCCAGCCTCATCCCCGCCCTGCTCTGCGGCCAGAATACGCCCCGCATCAACCGGACCGCCCTGCTCACCTTCCTCCGCTACGGCTACACGTTCGGCGACGGACTCCTCCAGGGCATCGAGGAAGTCCCGCCCGCACACACCCTCCACATCAGCCGCCACGGCGAACGACGCACCGAACGCTACTGGCGACCACCGCCCATCTCAAAATCCATCACTCGACTCGGCGCCGTCGACGCACTCCGGGAAGTCCTCACCGAATCCGTCGACGAACGCCTCGAATCCGACGTCCCCCTCGGCTGCTTCCTCTCAGGCGGCATCGACTCCTCCGTCGTCGCCGCGCTCGCCCAGCAGCAACTCAAGCAACGCGACGCCCCCTCGCTCCGGACCTTCAGCATCCGCATCCCCGGCGCCGCCTACGACGAGTCCGCCAAGGCCCGCGCCGTCGCCCAACACATCGGAGCCGTCCACACCGTTCTCGACGTCCAGCCCCAGGACATCGCCGAAAACCTCCGACACATCATGCGCCTCACCGGGGACCCCACCGCCGACAGCTCCATCCTCCCCACCTACTGGCTCTGCCACGCCGCTCGGCAGCACGTCACCGTCGCGCTCTCAGGCGACGGCGGCGACGAACTCTTCGGCGGATACGACCGCTACCGAGCCATGCGCCTCCTCCGACGACACGGCTGGTGGCTCAAGGCCATCCCCTACGGCTGGATCCCCGGCTCATCACCCCGCGCCCTCACCACCAAGGCCCGTCGCCTCCTCGAAGCCGCCTCCAAAGGACGCAAACCCGCCGCCCACTACCACGACATGATCCACCTCTTCCGAGATCAGCAGATACGCTCGCTCATCCCGGGACTAATCGAAACCGAACCCATCGACGCGCCCCAGGTCCCCGACTGGCCCGGTACCCACGACCGCGTCCACGCCGCCATGCGCTGGGACCTCGAACACTACCTACCCCACGTCCTCCTGCGCAAGGTCGACCGCGCCTCCATGGCCGTCGCACTCGAAGTCCGCTGCCCCATCCTCGACACCCAGGTCTGCGACCTCGCCGGACACCTCCCCGACCCCGTCCTCATGCCCCACGGACGACCCAAGGGCCTGCTCCGACAACTCGCCGCCCAACTCATCCCCCGCCACATCAGCCGCCTGCCCAAACGCGGATTCGCCATCCCCCTCGGCGACTGGTTCCGCACCCGACTCACCGAGCAACTCCACGACGCCATCCTCACCGGAAATCTCGACACCCTCGGCCTCCAACGCCGCCCCATCGCCAAATGGTTCGACCAGCACCAGTCCGGACGCTTCGACCACACCCACCGACTCTTCGCCCTCTGGCAACTCGCGCTCTGGAATCAGGGCAATCCCCAATAGCTCCAGGATCGCACGCCGTTACAATAGTTACACAGCGGTTAACGTTCGACGCGCCGTTCACCGTTCAATCACCAGAAGAGGAGAACACCATGCTGGCCCGCACGCTTGGCGCACTCACAGTCCTGTCGCTCACCACCACCCTCTCCGCCAACGTCATGCTCACCGCTCAGACACGGTCCGTATCGGCATCCGCAGGCGACGCCGAAGGCACCGTAACCAACAGCACCAGCATCAACACCGCAGGGCCCTACGACGACACCCAGACCATCACACACTTCGGCGACTTCTTCGGAGGCGGCGGCACCGGCAACGCCACACAGCTCTCCAGCGTCACGCCTGCAAGCATCTCAGGAACCCTCCACGCCGACGGCGACGGAGGCGGGGGCGTCGGCACCGGCTTCGCAGGCGGCACCGCATCCATGGTCATCGACTTCACCGTCGCCCAGCCCCTCGACTACACCCTCTCGGCCACCATGACCGCACCCATCGGCTTCAACCACGCATGGATCAAACTCTACGGACCCGACGGCCTCGTCATCGACGAGGAGATCGGCGAGTTCCTCGGCAACTTCGGAACCGCTGACCTCACCGGCCCCAACGCACGGACCGGAACGCTCGAAGCAGGCGACTACACCCTCGACGTCGAAGCATCCGCCAGCAGCATCGACTTCACCACCGCCAACACAGACCTCATGATCTCCTTCATCATCCCCGAACCCGCCTCCGCCGCACTCCTCGGCCTCGCGGGCATCGCCCTCACGCGACGCCACTGAACCACACCGTCCTCACAGATGACCGAGCCAGAACGCTCCGGGTGGCACACATCAAACCTCGTTCGCAAGAACGGGTTTGATGTGTGTTGCTCATGATCCATCAAGGATCGCGGCGAACAGCCCCTGGTCAAAGCCCACGACTGACCACACAATCCCATCATCAACCTTCCACAGCCTGTCTCACTAAAACCATCTACCGCTGGATAACCAAGTACTAACGCATCGCGCAAAATGACGGATGAAGACCTGCCGCGCAACACAACTACCCAAGTCACCCAGGCGCACGTCGCAAATGTTCGCATGACGATAGTTCATGATTATTTCGCGCATCATAACCCGGGTCACGCCGTACAACGATCAATCTTGCTTCACTTGACACTAACACAGCCTTTCTAACTTACCCACGCTGTCGGGTGACCTGCGTCACTCACCACATCTAAGTGCCGAACACGACCGACGTTAAAGCGGGCGCGATGGCTGCGCCCGCATGTTCTCCTTACATCCACTTTGAGAAGAGGATTGACCATGACCCGTTTCACCACAGCCTCCCTTGCCGCTGCACTGCTCGCAGCACCCGCATTCGCACAGACGAGTGTCCCCGCCATGATGACCGGCCTCAACGGCGCCGTCGTCAGCCCCGTCATCACCGTCGGTGAGTTCTACCCCGACGTCAACAACGCGGGCAGCCAGTACCAGTTCAAAGGCATCCCCGACGGCATGGGCGCCATCGAACTCGATCCCAACACCGTCCGCCTCTACGTCAACCATGAATTCAGCAGCGGCGGCGGCTCCTACAACCTCGCCAACGGCTACACCATCCCCGAAGGCGCTCGCGTCAGCTACTTCGACATCGACAAGGCCTCACGCCAGGTCATCGGAGGCGGCCAGGCCTACGACAAGGTCGTTGACGCAGCCGGCAACATGATCGAGGCCGGTAACCCCCTCCTCTGGGACTACTTCGCACGATTCTGCTCCGCCAACATGCACGGCACCGCCGAAGGTTTCGACCGCAACATCTTCTTCATGGGCGAGGAAGTCGGCAACGGCGGACGCCAGTACGCCATCGATACCACCACCAACACCGCTTACGAACTCGGCGATTGGGGCAAGGCCGCCTGGGAAAGCGTCACCGTCGTCCCCACAGTCGGCACCGCCCACGAGAACAAGTCCGTCTTCATCATCGGTGACGACCGTGGCGGCGCACCCCTGCTCCTCTACGTGGGCGAGAAGAACACGAGCTCTTCCGACTTCCTCGAGCGTAACGGCCTCACCGGCGGACAACTCTACGCTTGGAAGGGCGAGAACAACGAGGTCGGCCCCGTCGACTTCAAGGGCACCGGCAACAGCCTCAACGGCACCTTCTTCCCTGTCGATGTCTCCGGCTCCGATCCCTTCGGCTACGCCACACAGGCCGAGCAGGACGCGCGCACCATCGGCCAGGGCGCCTTCCAGTTCTCCCGACCCGAAGACGTCCACTACGACCCCATCAGCTTCAACGAGGGTAAGGTTGTCATGGCCTCCACCGGCCGTAACATCCCCGGCGTCTCCGACGACCTCTGGGGCACCACCTACCAGATCACCGTCGACCTCGACTCCCTCGACACCACCCCTGCCGCGGAAGTCCTCATACTTGAAGACACCAACGAGGCCGACAAGCAGGACTTCGGCATCCGCAGCCCGGACAACCTCACCTGGGCCACCGACGGGCTCATCTACATCCAGGAAGACCGCTCCATCGGCGGCTTCGGCGCTGCCTCGGGACGCGACGCCTCCATCTGGCGACTCGACCCCGAAACCGGCGACAGGCAGCTCGTCACGGAGATGGAAACCTTCGTCTACGAAGGCATGGTCGACGACGGCGACCTCAACGTCCTCGGTGACTGGGAGTCCTCAGGCATCATCGACGTCTCCGCCCTCTTTGGCGAAGACCCCGGCTCCCTCCTCATGGCCAACGTACAGGCCCACTCACTCGACCCCGATCCCGCCTTCCCCGACTTCGCTGACACCGTTCAGGGCGGCCAGATCATCTTTATCGACACCGCCAACATGAGCCCCATCCCCGAACCCGCCTCTGCCGCACTCCTCGGCCTCGCGGGCATCGCACTCACGCGACGCCACTGAACCACGTCACATACCGTCTGACGCAGTGCAGACCACCTAAGAGCCGCGCCCCCGAACGGGGGCGTGGCTCTCTTGCTATAGAACAGCTAATCGACCATCGCCTCGAGTCGATCGCCCACCACCAACCCCTGCCCCTGCTGGAACTGCGCGAAGCTCATCGCCTTCCGCCCCGGCGCCTGAACCTCCAACAACCGCACCGCGCCGTCAGGCGTCGCGATCAGATCATCCTGCATCCGGTTCTCCACACTCGGCGCTAACAACGTCCCCGACGCCGGCATCGCCTCCACCGACTCCAACCCGATCGTGCACGAAAGATCAGGCACCGCCGCCACACGAAGCAACTTCAAAACCCCCTTCTCCTCACCCGCCGCATCCACCCAACGCACCGTGCAACCCGGCCAGGGCGTCAACCCATGCACCCGGCAACGCACCCGGTCACACGCCTGATCGAACGACACCGTCCCGTCCGACTTCGCAAACTTCGGCGCCTTCGTCGCCAGCGCATCCTCCTGCTCGATCGGCTCCAGCCGATCACCCGCCAACTGCTCCAGCACGCCACCCACCGCCTCCGGCCCCAGCAGCGAAAGCCGGTCGTGCAGCTCCCCCGCAGTCTCCCTCGGATCAATCGCCAGCGACGCCTGCCCGTACACCTCCCCCGCATCCATCCGCTGCGCCAGCCCGATCACCGACACCCCCGTCCGAAGCTCGCCCTCGATCATCGCCCAGTTGATCGGCGCCGCCCCCCGGTACTTCGGCAGCAGCGACGCGTGCAGGTTCACCGCCAGACGCCCCATCGCACCGATCGCCTCCGGGCTCAGCTTCTGACCGAACGCGATCACCACGCCCGCCTCCGCACCCCACCCACGCAGTCGCTCCAACTCCGCCTCGCTGTTGATGTCCTCCGAACGCAGCACCTCCAGACCGCGATCGTCCGCCCACGCGCCCACCGGCGTCGGCGTCATCTCACGCTTGCGACCCGCCGGCTTGTCCGGCTGCGTCACCACACCCACCAACTCGTGACGCTCCGCCAACCACGTCAGCGTCGGCACGCCAAACGAACCCGAACCGCAGAAAACAACACGCATCACCCCTCCTCGAGCGCCTTCAGCGCTACACGATTTGCAATCCTGTCCGTCGGCGACATCTTGTCAATGATCAGCACACCATCCAGATGGTCATACTCGTGCTGCCACACCCGCGCCGGAAACTCATCGCTCTCCAGCCGAAACACCTCACCATCAAGACCTTGCGCCTCGATCACCGCCCGCGTCGGACGCCTCACGTTCACCGTGATCTCAGGCAGACTCAGACACCCCTCGTCATAAACGTCC
Coding sequences within:
- a CDS encoding PP2C family protein-serine/threonine phosphatase; protein product: MQDGSLLIVDDGNLNVAQLDIKNMLGNWSIKDRPEITIGGINTLLNGSRPAACWIRLHHPEADHYFEALDYLEVNNIPSMFTRWPERRGFGRLDRPGVVICPPNTDSTRACAMLQGIISQASLLALITDEMKDIQRQQEGLAQQINKIDEELRLAAQLQREFLPASLPTLDELSFQVLWRPAGYVSGDIYDARQIDDRHLAFFVADAVGHGVPAALLTVYIRQSLQQALLPISVTGRTQPIEPGEALDRLNQELLARQDDQVRFATAVFGLYDKQTRTVRLCRAGHPLPLIIASDGSQQTISDCDGPLLGVFEDAEFTTAEVQLDPGDRLVIYSDGFEMAFPDAETGTANNRYLEAFNDLASEPAETSMLRFEDRLTQQSGSLHQQDDMTLLCLAA
- a CDS encoding SGNH/GDSL hydrolase family protein: MKSWFGSFVVTLLFSLCTSSVNADAVRVIAAGDSITDGYAYQRMRLQRALDTVSIDCTAMHAAYSGRKAQDFINEGGINATLDKDPDVILLMLGTNDALRASFSAPDTYFDDYTLAMSSIFEAVHAFTNTRGESPEIILLNLIPVIDKPALPGSVNIDFANQAIEAFNTWLEQQAQQHGYSLFDTYTLITSQPDWQDMYNDGIHLWGDDERGYDLMADQLAQQVETVMLPEPIAASSLMILLATTRLRQR
- a CDS encoding riboflavin synthase codes for the protein MFTGIVQTMGSVAALTPTGAGVRLEIDTEGWVPDRGYRPALGDSIAVSGVCLTLAAIEGGVFGFDVISETLAKTSLGRLERGSRVNLEPAVLPTQPMGGHFVQGHVDGVGAVTAIDADPADWRLTIRPPASMMAWMVAKGSVCIDGVSLTLADRDAETITIALIPTTLEVTTLGSLKVGDTVNLEGDVLVKAIGHTLRAMSASEEPVDMDLLKRAGFGD
- the aspS gene encoding aspartate--tRNA ligase, with the protein product MSLRTHTCGALRADHVDQTVSLCGWVNSYRDHGGVIFIDLRDREGITQVVFHPENADAHATGDRLRNEDVVRITGTCLRREEGMANPKLVTGEIEVDARQVEILNKADTPPFTPDDAARTGEETRLRYRFIDMRRPAMQNILRTRHRVAKLMRDYFDENGFYEVETPFLCRSTPEGARDFLVPSRLQPGEFYALPQSPQLFKQILMSGGIDKYFQIVRCFRDEDPRADRQAEFTQLDVEMSFIDQEDVMNTHEGLMRRIWKEVLDVDVPEIRRMTYAEAMNRYGSDRPDLRFDLELIDVTDIAKGTDFKVFTASIEAGGIVKAIRVPGGAKLSRKETDTLAEWVKQFGAGGLPVSKRENGAWSTGIAKFIEPVGDALAERLGAQDGDLVCFGVSNKPAVVHRVLGELRIRLAHDLGMIRDDQWEWLWVIDFPLVEWDDDRKRWHSLHHPFTSPNPEDMDKLESDTANVRSWAYDLVLNGSELGGGSVRIHDTETQKRVFKVLGIDEEEARAKFGFLLDALRFGAPPHGGIAFGLDRIVMHLCGTTNIRDVIAFPKTQNGADLLTEAPSEVDLEQLKELHLRVNLPQPAATPTPTA
- the asnB gene encoding asparagine synthase (glutamine-hydrolyzing), with product MCGIAGILRHDERPPDRGLLEQMLQRIRHRGPDGQGITDHGRCSLVHARLSVIDLLSGQQPMHVTRTDNHGPLHLIFNGEIYNHHNLRRKLTRRGHAFASDHSDTEVLLYGYRQWGQDLPKHLHGMFVFAIWDEDEQSLFLARDRTGKKPLYIQRTENDFRFASLIPALLCGQNTPRINRTALLTFLRYGYTFGDGLLQGIEEVPPAHTLHISRHGERRTERYWRPPPISKSITRLGAVDALREVLTESVDERLESDVPLGCFLSGGIDSSVVAALAQQQLKQRDAPSLRTFSIRIPGAAYDESAKARAVAQHIGAVHTVLDVQPQDIAENLRHIMRLTGDPTADSSILPTYWLCHAARQHVTVALSGDGGDELFGGYDRYRAMRLLRRHGWWLKAIPYGWIPGSSPRALTTKARRLLEAASKGRKPAAHYHDMIHLFRDQQIRSLIPGLIETEPIDAPQVPDWPGTHDRVHAAMRWDLEHYLPHVLLRKVDRASMAVALEVRCPILDTQVCDLAGHLPDPVLMPHGRPKGLLRQLAAQLIPRHISRLPKRGFAIPLGDWFRTRLTEQLHDAILTGNLDTLGLQRRPIAKWFDQHQSGRFDHTHRLFALWQLALWNQGNPQ
- a CDS encoding alkaline phosphatase PhoX, coding for MTRFTTASLAAALLAAPAFAQTSVPAMMTGLNGAVVSPVITVGEFYPDVNNAGSQYQFKGIPDGMGAIELDPNTVRLYVNHEFSSGGGSYNLANGYTIPEGARVSYFDIDKASRQVIGGGQAYDKVVDAAGNMIEAGNPLLWDYFARFCSANMHGTAEGFDRNIFFMGEEVGNGGRQYAIDTTTNTAYELGDWGKAAWESVTVVPTVGTAHENKSVFIIGDDRGGAPLLLYVGEKNTSSSDFLERNGLTGGQLYAWKGENNEVGPVDFKGTGNSLNGTFFPVDVSGSDPFGYATQAEQDARTIGQGAFQFSRPEDVHYDPISFNEGKVVMASTGRNIPGVSDDLWGTTYQITVDLDSLDTTPAAEVLILEDTNEADKQDFGIRSPDNLTWATDGLIYIQEDRSIGGFGAASGRDASIWRLDPETGDRQLVTEMETFVYEGMVDDGDLNVLGDWESSGIIDVSALFGEDPGSLLMANVQAHSLDPDPAFPDFADTVQGGQIIFIDTANMSPIPEPASAALLGLAGIALTRRH
- a CDS encoding methionyl-tRNA formyltransferase, with the protein product MRVVFCGSGSFGVPTLTWLAERHELVGVVTQPDKPAGRKREMTPTPVGAWADDRGLEVLRSEDINSEAELERLRGWGAEAGVVIAFGQKLSPEAIGAMGRLAVNLHASLLPKYRGAAPINWAMIEGELRTGVSVIGLAQRMDAGEVYGQASLAIDPRETAGELHDRLSLLGPEAVGGVLEQLAGDRLEPIEQEDALATKAPKFAKSDGTVSFDQACDRVRCRVHGLTPWPGCTVRWVDAAGEEKGVLKLLRVAAVPDLSCTIGLESVEAMPASGTLLAPSVENRMQDDLIATPDGAVRLLEVQAPGRKAMSFAQFQQGQGLVVGDRLEAMVD